A section of the Rhipicephalus sanguineus isolate Rsan-2018 chromosome 11, BIME_Rsan_1.4, whole genome shotgun sequence genome encodes:
- the LOC119374290 gene encoding uncharacterized protein LOC119374290: MVSFDVKSLYTSVPIDFAVKVCTDALESDPSLPEKTPLKAPDLSRLLEFCLSNTYLTFQKKLFKQVHGTAMGASISVTAANLAMEPLESRALSSFNPRPRVFLRYVDDCFSVVKKSALSAFLLDLNSMDPAIQFTTEEEVNGRLPFLDVLVKRDGSRLSFSVFRKETHSGKYLSSSSVHPMWSVVASLVRRAEKLSSTPENQAAELATIRRDLSSSGYPSSLIQAVKKSLAHPTPNDSQQHNDKGRRKRIPVPYVPGISEGLSRILRGYEVDVAHVPTRKLRQAVGTVRDKLDKEKFPGVVYRILCADCNQVYIGETGDFGKRIKQHSYDVKTKHAATNALAEHAVSTSHDIDWDSAKIIGKEKNKTARLHLESLHIQTTDNTLNRNSGNLPPIYTRCLRHIIKPI; the protein is encoded by the coding sequence ATGGTGTCCTTCGATGTGAAGTCACTTTACACAAGCGTGCCCATTGACTTCGCCGTCAAGGTCTGCACTGACGCTCTCGAATCGGACCCAAGTCTTCCAGAAAAGACACCGCTCAAGGCTCCAGATCTCAGCAGACTTCTAGAGTTTTGTCTGAGCAACACATACCTCACGTTCCAGAAAAAGTTATTCAAACAAGTTcatggaaccgcaatgggagcctcgaTCTCAGTCACCGCAGCGAACTTGGCAATGGAGCCACTGGAGTCCCGTGCCCTCTCTAGTTTCAACCCACGTCCAAGGGTATTCCTACGCTACGTGGACGACTGTTTCTCAGTGGTTAAGAAGTCTGCTTTGAGCGCTTTTCTTCTGGACCTTAACAGCATGgatccagccatacagttcacgacaGAGGAAGAAGTTAATGGTCGTCTGCCATTTTTGGACGTGCTCGTGAAACGCGACGGAAGTAGGTTGTCGTTCAGTGTCTTCAGGAAGGAAACTCACTCTGGCAAGTACCTAAGTTCCAGCTCTGTGCACCCGATGTGGTCGGTGGTCGCTTCACTTGTACGTAGGGCGGAGAAACTTTCCTCAACTCCGGAGAACCAAGCGGCCGAGCTAGCCACGATACGCCGTGACCTCTCATCTTCGGGCTACCCCAGTTCGCTCATTCAAGCTGTTAAAAAGAGCCTAGCTCATCCTACGCCAAATGACTCTCAACAGCACAACGACAAGGGGAGGAGAAAAAGGATTCCTGTGCCGTACGTCCCCGGCATAAGCGAAGGTCTGTCCCGAATCCTTCGGGGGTATGAAGTCGACGTCGCTCACGTGCCTACGCGCAAGCTCAGACAAGCTGTGGGGACGGTGAGAGACAAACTCGATAAGGAGAAGTTCCCGGGCGTCGTGTACAGAATTCTTTGCGCCGATTGTAATCAAGTCTACATCGGTGAAACAGGCGACTTTGgaaaaagaattaaacagcacagcTATGACGTGAAAACCAAGCACGCGGCAACTAACGCGCTAGCTGAGCACGCAGTGTCCACGAGCCATGACATCGACTGGGATAGCGCgaagataataggaaaagaaaagaacaaaacagctaGGCTTCATCTTGAATCCCTTCACATTCAGACGACCGATAACACGCTCAACCGCAACTCAGGCAATCTGCCCCCGATATATACTCGATGCTTACGTCACATCATCAAGCCCATATAA